A genome region from Hevea brasiliensis isolate MT/VB/25A 57/8 chromosome 7, ASM3005281v1, whole genome shotgun sequence includes the following:
- the LOC110663184 gene encoding caffeic acid 3-O-methyltransferase — protein MATSTATNVEEEEYHCQYAMQLASASVLPMALKAATDLGVFEIIEKAGPGVLLSSSQIASQLAAPTAQMAPLLLDRILLLLASNSILTCSVTFSTQDGQLNRLYGLAPVAKYFIKDQDGGCLAPFLATIHDKVILDTWYHLKDAVVEGGGTFEKAHGMRVMEYMGKDMRFGEKFKGSMRDFNTLLMHRILDIYDGFQGLKSLVDVGGGDGSLLNMIVSKYPSIKGTNYDLASVIEKSPSYTGIEHVAGDMFVSVPKGEAIFIKWVLHMWDDQACLKVLKNCYEALPSNGKVIVVDLVVPETTGANAADKSVLQTYLLFTNMNPKRKDRTEREFKTLAKEAGFSHVQVASRAFSFSVVEFLKHF, from the exons ATGGCAACCTCTACAGCTACCAATGTTGAAGAAGAAGAATACCACTGCCAGTATGCCATGCAGCTTGCCAGTGCATCAGTACTGCCCATGGCCCTGAAGGCAGCAACAGATCTAGGCGTGTTTGAGATTATAGAGAAAGCTGGTCCCGGCGTCCTGCTTTCCTCTTCGCAAATTGCCTCCCAGCTTGCTGCCCCAACAGCCCAGATGGCCCCCCTTTTGCTAGACCGTATCCTCCTCCTTCTCGCTAGCAATTCTATTCTCACTTGCTCTGTAACCTTCAGCACCCAAGATGGACAGCTTAATAGGTTATATGGTTTAGCACCTGTGGCCAAATACTTCATCAAGGACCAAGATGGGGGATGCTTGGCTCCCTTTCTAGCTACGATACACGACAAAGTCATCCTGGATACTTG GTACCACTTAAAAGATGCAGTTGTTGAAGGAGGTGGTACATTTGAAAAGGCACACGGGATGAGGGTTATGGAGTACATGGGAAAAGATATGAGATTTGGTGAAAAATTCAAGGGCTCCATGAGAGACTTTAACACGCTACTGATGCATAGAATTCTGGACATATATGATGGTTTTCAAGGTCTAAAGTCCTTGGTGGACGTGGGAGGGGGAGACGGTTCTCTCCTTAACATGATCGTTTCCAAGTATCCTTCCATTAAGGGTACCAACTATGATTTGGCTTCAGTTATAGAAAAATCGCCCTCTTATACAG GTATCGAGCATGTTGCGGGAGATATGTTCGTGAGTGTGCCAAAAGGAGAAGCCATTTTCATTAAG TGGGTACTTCACATGTGGGATGATCAAGCCTGCTTAAAAGTGTTAAAGAATTGCTATGAAGCTTTGCCAAGTAATGGAAAAGTGATAGTAGTGGACTTGGTAGTTCCAGAAACTACTGGAGCTAATGCTGCAGATAAAAGCGTGCTACAGACATATTTGCTCTTTACAAACATGAATCCAAAGCGAAAGGATAGAacagagagagaattcaaaacTCTGGCTAAAGAGGCAGGGTTTTCTCATGTTCAAGTTGCATCTCGTGCTTTTAGTTTTTCAGTTGTGGAGTTCCTCAAACACTTCTAA